The following proteins are encoded in a genomic region of Lachnospiraceae bacterium KM106-2:
- a CDS encoding ribosomal large subunit pseudouridine synthase D: MEERKLEFKVDADQKGIRIDKVISTYCDDMTRSYIQKLLKEEAVLVNDKIVKANYKVAENDEILLQLPELKELDVEPEDIPLDILYEDSDVILINKPKGMVVHPAAGHYSGTLVNALLHHCKGQLSGINGVMRPGIVHRIDMNTTGVLIVCKNDNAHNCIAEQLKVHSITRKYEAICYGTFKTEDGTIEGPIGRHPVDRKKMAINPKNGKHAVTHYRVLENLGKGYSHVECTLETGRTHQIRVHMASIHHPLLGDDIYGPNKNPFHLEGQALHARVLGFIHPTTKEYMEFEAPLPEYFTTLLNKLR, translated from the coding sequence ATGGAAGAACGTAAACTAGAATTTAAAGTAGATGCCGATCAAAAGGGCATCCGTATTGATAAAGTCATATCTACCTATTGTGATGATATGACAAGATCCTATATTCAGAAATTACTAAAAGAAGAAGCTGTCTTAGTTAATGATAAAATAGTAAAAGCGAACTATAAGGTAGCTGAAAACGATGAAATCTTACTTCAGCTTCCTGAATTGAAAGAACTTGATGTTGAACCAGAAGATATTCCTTTAGATATCTTATATGAAGATTCTGACGTTATCTTAATCAATAAGCCAAAGGGAATGGTCGTTCATCCAGCTGCCGGTCATTACAGTGGAACGTTAGTAAATGCACTCCTACATCATTGTAAAGGACAATTATCCGGAATTAATGGTGTGATGCGACCTGGTATCGTTCATCGTATCGATATGAATACAACAGGAGTTCTGATCGTTTGTAAAAACGATAATGCTCATAACTGTATCGCAGAACAATTAAAAGTCCATTCTATTACACGTAAATATGAAGCTATTTGTTATGGAACATTTAAGACGGAAGATGGAACGATCGAAGGACCAATTGGCCGTCATCCTGTCGACCGAAAGAAGATGGCGATCAATCCAAAAAACGGAAAGCATGCCGTAACGCATTACCGTGTTCTCGAAAATTTAGGAAAAGGATATTCGCATGTAGAATGTACACTAGAAACCGGTCGTACTCATCAAATTCGTGTCCATATGGCAAGTATCCATCATCCTTTACTTGGCGATGATATTTATGGTCCAAATAAAAATCCATTCCATCTTGAAGGTCAGGCGCTCCATGCTCGTGTACTTGGATTTATTCATCCGACAACCAAAGAGTATATGGAGTTTGAAGCTCCATTACCAGAATACTTTACTACACTATTAAATAAGCTAAGGTAA
- a CDS encoding beta-lactamase repressor BlaI: MMKEIRLHEGELNIMELLWSNKSLAAKDISKIVKEYIGWEKNTTYTVIKRLIDKGAIKREDPGFICRAAITKHSVQVIETNALLDKLFNGSLSKFFTDYLQSQELSTAEILELQRIISEQKF, translated from the coding sequence ATGATGAAAGAAATTCGTTTGCATGAAGGAGAATTAAATATTATGGAACTGTTATGGTCTAATAAGAGCCTCGCAGCGAAAGATATCTCTAAAATTGTGAAAGAATATATTGGATGGGAAAAGAACACGACATATACCGTCATCAAGCGTCTCATCGATAAAGGTGCGATCAAGAGAGAAGATCCTGGTTTCATCTGTAGAGCGGCTATTACGAAGCATAGCGTACAGGTCATTGAAACTAACGCGTTATTAGATAAATTGTTTAATGGATCGTTAAGTAAATTCTTTACGGATTATCTACAGTCACAGGAGTTAAGCACTGCTGAAATTTTAGAATTACAACGAATTATCAGTGAACAAAAATTTTAA
- a CDS encoding lipoprotein signal peptidase, with protein sequence MKKLKGIGLIAILVLIDQLTKIWAKSTLSGGKVISIIKNVFCLEYVENRGAAFGMLQNKVLFFLVITIIVLAGIYFVFKRMPEDKKYRPLSILLLVMVAGAIGNLIDRLIYNYVVDFLYFELIDFPVFNVADCYVTVSAITLFVLFLFYYKDEDFHFLTKKKEK encoded by the coding sequence ATGAAGAAATTAAAAGGTATTGGTCTCATTGCTATATTAGTATTGATCGATCAATTAACAAAGATATGGGCAAAATCTACCTTATCTGGAGGTAAGGTCATATCCATCATAAAGAATGTATTCTGTTTAGAATATGTTGAGAATCGTGGTGCTGCATTTGGAATGCTGCAAAATAAGGTGCTCTTTTTTCTCGTAATTACGATCATTGTATTAGCTGGCATTTATTTTGTATTTAAACGCATGCCAGAAGATAAAAAGTATCGTCCACTTTCTATTTTACTCCTTGTGATGGTTGCAGGCGCAATTGGTAATCTCATCGATCGTCTGATCTATAATTATGTCGTTGATTTCTTGTACTTTGAATTGATCGACTTCCCAGTATTTAATGTAGCTGATTGTTATGTGACTGTATCAGCGATCACATTATTCGTCTTATTCTTATTTTATTATAAAGATGAAGATTTTCATTTTCTAACGAAAAAGAAAGAAAAATAA
- a CDS encoding putative sugar ABC transport system, periplasmic binding protein YtfQ precursor: MKKKLLVCLLAFCMVFSLVGCSSGGSSETGGTKTTKSDDKKGDTKSKGPITVGFAQVGAESDWRTANSKSMKETFSEANGYKLIFADAQQKQENQISAIRNFIQQQVDYIVLAPVTESGWDTVLKEAKDANIPVIIVDRMVKVSDESLFTAWVGSDFELEGKKAAAWLDAYLKAQKKDSEQINIVDIQGTIGASAQIGRTKGLEAAVKAHSNWKLLGKESGEFTQAKGQEVMESMIKQYGKKINVVYCENDNEAFGAIDALTTAGFKVGPDGDVLVMSFDSTKAGLTDVKDGKIVLDTECNPLHGPRVKEIIDKLEAGTEVEKKQYVDEEIFAGDDSVASVKVDEKDYTVTKVTKDVISKRAY; encoded by the coding sequence ATGAAAAAAAAGTTGTTGGTTTGTCTTTTAGCTTTTTGTATGGTATTCAGTTTAGTAGGTTGTAGTTCAGGGGGATCTTCTGAGACTGGTGGAACGAAAACAACGAAGAGCGATGATAAAAAAGGTGACACGAAGTCAAAAGGTCCTATCACAGTTGGTTTTGCTCAAGTAGGTGCTGAATCTGATTGGCGTACCGCAAACTCTAAATCAATGAAAGAAACCTTTAGTGAAGCAAATGGTTATAAATTAATCTTTGCTGATGCTCAACAAAAGCAAGAAAATCAAATTTCTGCAATCCGTAACTTTATTCAACAGCAGGTTGATTACATTGTATTAGCACCTGTTACAGAATCTGGTTGGGATACCGTATTAAAAGAAGCAAAAGATGCTAACATCCCAGTAATTATCGTTGACCGTATGGTTAAAGTATCCGATGAAAGCTTATTCACTGCATGGGTTGGATCTGATTTCGAACTTGAAGGTAAAAAAGCTGCTGCATGGCTTGATGCTTACTTAAAAGCTCAGAAAAAAGATAGTGAACAGATCAATATCGTTGATATTCAAGGAACCATCGGTGCTTCTGCTCAGATCGGTCGTACAAAAGGCTTAGAAGCAGCTGTTAAAGCTCATAGTAACTGGAAGTTGTTAGGCAAAGAATCTGGTGAATTTACGCAAGCAAAAGGCCAAGAAGTTATGGAATCTATGATCAAACAATATGGTAAGAAGATCAACGTTGTATATTGTGAAAATGATAATGAAGCATTTGGTGCTATCGATGCCTTAACAACAGCTGGTTTCAAAGTTGGTCCTGATGGTGATGTTCTTGTAATGTCCTTCGATTCAACAAAAGCTGGTTTAACTGATGTAAAAGACGGAAAGATCGTTCTTGATACTGAATGTAATCCACTTCATGGCCCTCGTGTTAAAGAGATCATTGATAAATTAGAAGCTGGAACTGAAGTTGAGAAGAAACAATACGTAGATGAGGAAATCTTCGCTGGTGATGACTCTGTTGCATCTGTAAAAGTGGATGAAAAAGACTACACTGTAACAAAAGTAACCAAAGATGTTATTTCTAAACGTGCATATTAA
- a CDS encoding prophage LambdaSa2, site-specific recombinase, phage integrase family, producing MDFVQPIREKEQIDAMKRELLKIGYRNYMMFLVGINTGLRISDILKLQVRDVRGQSHITIREQKTSKRKKIKITGISTQIDDYTAGMENDAYLFASQKGENQPISRVQAYRILNQAASKVGIREEIGTHTLRKTYGYHFYQKTKDVALLQELFNHSSPSITLRYIGINQDIMDQAMDDFIL from the coding sequence ATGGATTTTGTACAACCAATACGTGAAAAAGAACAAATTGATGCAATGAAGAGAGAATTACTAAAAATAGGATATCGAAACTATATGATGTTTTTAGTCGGGATCAACACTGGACTTCGTATCTCCGATATTCTTAAATTGCAGGTGAGGGATGTGAGAGGACAGTCCCACATTACGATTCGTGAACAGAAGACTAGTAAACGTAAGAAGATCAAGATTACCGGTATTAGTACACAAATTGATGACTATACCGCTGGGATGGAAAACGATGCTTATCTATTTGCCTCACAGAAAGGGGAGAATCAGCCGATCTCCAGGGTACAAGCATACCGCATTCTAAATCAAGCCGCTTCCAAGGTAGGCATACGGGAAGAGATCGGAACCCATACACTTCGTAAGACGTACGGATACCATTTCTATCAGAAGACGAAAGATGTCGCCTTATTACAAGAACTTTTTAATCACTCCTCACCAAGTATCACATTGCGTTACATTGGTATCAATCAAGATATTATGGATCAGGCTATGGACGATTTCATCTTATAG
- a CDS encoding putative sugar ABC transport system, permease protein YtfT yields MLNQNSTLKKITSHKLFMPILCLCVVLLVNILWTPNFFKITIKNGVLYGYIIDIINRASELVILAIGMTLVTASSGGQDISVGAVMAVAAAVCCQILSGGATSTNSFQNPLILAVLAALIVSVICGAFNGVLVAKLHIQPMVATLILFTAGRGIAQLITNGQITYVRVGVYKAIGSHIGSCPIPTPIFFAIITVIIAYLVLNKTALGLYVESVGVNGSASRLVGLNSTKIKFLTYVICGLLAGIAGIVNSGRIYSADANNIGLNLEMDAILAVALGGNLLSGGKFSLIGSVIGAYTIQALTTTLLAMKVPSDQLPVYKAIVVIIIVILQSPVFRKYMTARKKKKLQNKTTTTKAVKNKEMIEGEQV; encoded by the coding sequence ATGCTTAATCAAAATTCAACGTTAAAGAAAATAACCAGTCATAAGTTGTTTATGCCCATCCTATGTCTATGCGTCGTATTATTAGTCAATATCTTATGGACACCAAACTTCTTCAAGATCACCATTAAAAATGGAGTTCTATATGGTTATATTATCGATATTATCAATCGTGCCTCTGAACTTGTCATCTTAGCGATCGGCATGACCTTAGTTACCGCCTCTTCTGGTGGCCAGGATATCAGTGTCGGTGCTGTTATGGCAGTTGCAGCAGCTGTTTGCTGTCAGATCTTATCTGGTGGTGCAACCTCAACCAACAGCTTTCAAAATCCACTGATCTTAGCAGTTCTTGCTGCACTGATCGTCAGTGTGATCTGTGGTGCTTTTAATGGTGTCCTAGTTGCAAAATTACATATCCAGCCAATGGTCGCAACCCTGATCTTATTCACCGCTGGTCGTGGTATCGCTCAATTAATTACAAATGGTCAAATCACTTATGTCCGTGTTGGTGTTTACAAGGCAATTGGTTCTCACATTGGAAGCTGCCCAATTCCAACTCCAATCTTTTTTGCAATTATAACCGTCATTATTGCGTACCTGGTACTCAATAAAACAGCACTCGGATTATATGTCGAGAGTGTTGGTGTAAATGGAAGTGCTTCTCGTCTTGTCGGTTTAAACTCAACGAAGATCAAGTTTTTAACCTATGTGATCTGTGGTCTCTTAGCAGGTATTGCAGGTATCGTCAATTCCGGAAGAATTTATTCTGCTGATGCCAATAACATCGGATTAAACCTTGAGATGGATGCCATCTTAGCCGTTGCTCTCGGTGGAAACTTATTAAGTGGTGGTAAATTCAGTCTGATCGGTTCCGTGATCGGTGCTTACACGATCCAAGCTCTTACTACAACACTTCTAGCAATGAAAGTACCATCCGATCAGCTTCCTGTATATAAAGCTATCGTCGTTATTATCATTGTAATTTTACAAAGCCCTGTATTCCGTAAATATATGACGGCAAGAAAGAAAAAGAAATTGCAAAATAAAACGACAACAACAAAAGCAGTGAAAAATAAAGAAATGATAGAAGGTGAACAAGTATGA
- a CDS encoding ribose ABC transport system, permease protein RbsC, with amino-acid sequence MMSASVVKQRKSLNSSTFLLVVTIALFAAMYIAGMIIFSEKGFANPQMFLNLFISNAGLIVIGCGMTLVMITGGIDISVGSVTALVCMSAAYAMEKKGMNAYTAVLISLAIGIGFGLVQGYLVAFLDIQPFIVSLAGMFFGRGMTSIISTDMISIKNTTFLGWANFRIYMPFGTYNRRGIYQAAYIYPTVIIALLVVLILAIVLKYTKFGRSLYAIGGNQQSALMMGLNVRRTKMEAYVLDGFLAGLGGFLFCLNSCAGFVEQAKGLEMDAIAAAVIGGTLLSGGVGTVVGTLFGVLITGTITSLITTQGTLSSWWVRITLSALLCFFIVLQAIIASAKKKGQAAS; translated from the coding sequence ATGATGAGTGCGAGTGTAGTAAAACAAAGAAAATCACTAAATAGCAGTACCTTTTTATTAGTCGTAACAATTGCATTATTTGCAGCAATGTATATTGCTGGTATGATCATTTTTTCCGAAAAAGGATTTGCCAATCCTCAAATGTTCTTGAACTTATTTATCTCCAATGCCGGTTTGATCGTCATCGGTTGTGGTATGACATTAGTAATGATCACAGGAGGTATCGATATCTCGGTTGGTTCTGTCACAGCACTTGTTTGTATGTCTGCTGCTTATGCAATGGAGAAGAAAGGTATGAATGCTTATACCGCAGTTTTAATTTCACTGGCTATTGGTATTGGATTCGGTCTCGTACAAGGGTATCTGGTCGCTTTTCTTGATATCCAGCCATTCATCGTATCCCTTGCCGGTATGTTCTTCGGACGTGGTATGACCTCCATCATTAGTACCGATATGATTTCAATCAAGAATACTACTTTTCTTGGTTGGGCAAATTTTCGAATCTACATGCCATTTGGAACCTATAACCGAAGGGGGATCTACCAGGCGGCGTATATCTATCCGACGGTTATCATCGCTTTGTTAGTCGTTTTAATCTTAGCTATTGTCCTAAAATATACGAAGTTTGGTCGTTCTCTTTATGCAATCGGCGGTAATCAGCAAAGTGCCTTAATGATGGGCTTAAATGTAAGAAGAACGAAGATGGAAGCTTATGTGTTAGATGGTTTCCTTGCTGGTCTTGGCGGATTCTTATTCTGCTTAAATAGTTGTGCCGGATTCGTAGAGCAAGCAAAAGGACTTGAAATGGATGCTATCGCAGCGGCAGTCATCGGTGGAACATTACTTAGTGGTGGTGTCGGAACGGTAGTTGGTACTTTATTTGGTGTTCTTATCACTGGTACGATCACTAGTCTGATCACAACACAAGGTACCCTCTCTAGTTGGTGGGTTCGTATCACCTTATCTGCATTGTTATGTTTCTTCATTGTATTACAAGCAATTATCGCATCTGCCAAAAAGAAAGGACAGGCGGCAAGTTAA
- a CDS encoding histidinol-phosphatase has translation MLANYHTHTYRCYHASGEDREYVEAAIRGGIKELGFSDHCPWIFQNGYVSDMRMAPQEVDLYFTSLKRLKKEYETDITIRIGFEAEYLPELVQKQEQFLKNYPVDYMILGQHFLSPEPNCIYAGAPSKEERYLKQYVDLIIEGMKTGKYLYVAHPDLFHFTGSNEVYELHMTRLCKFLKKNDIPVEINMLGYLDHRQYPSDRFLTIAKKVGNSAIIGVDAHQPERLYDLKAQKACEEIAKKYQLPLVTQLTI, from the coding sequence ATGCTTGCAAATTATCACACACATACCTATCGATGTTATCATGCATCGGGAGAAGATAGAGAATATGTAGAAGCAGCCATTCGTGGCGGAATCAAAGAACTAGGTTTTTCAGATCACTGTCCGTGGATTTTTCAAAATGGATATGTTTCTGATATGCGTATGGCACCACAAGAGGTAGATCTGTACTTTACTTCTCTTAAAAGATTAAAGAAAGAATACGAAACAGACATAACAATCCGGATTGGATTTGAAGCGGAATACTTACCAGAATTAGTCCAAAAGCAGGAACAATTTTTAAAGAATTATCCCGTTGATTATATGATCTTAGGGCAACATTTTCTTAGTCCTGAGCCTAATTGCATCTATGCGGGTGCTCCTTCAAAGGAAGAACGTTATTTAAAACAATATGTCGATTTGATCATAGAAGGAATGAAAACCGGAAAATATCTTTATGTAGCGCATCCGGATTTGTTCCATTTTACAGGATCAAACGAAGTTTACGAATTGCACATGACAAGATTATGTAAATTTTTAAAGAAAAATGATATACCAGTAGAAATCAATATGTTAGGATATCTCGATCATCGTCAGTATCCATCGGATCGTTTTCTAACGATCGCTAAAAAGGTTGGTAATTCAGCTATTATAGGTGTGGATGCCCATCAGCCGGAACGTCTCTATGACTTAAAAGCACAAAAGGCTTGTGAAGAGATTGCAAAAAAATATCAATTACCATTAGTGACTCAGCTAACAATATAA
- a CDS encoding 3-dehydroquinate synthase, with protein sequence MQFATYENNQLHIHQDGRPIYDIRLESSYDAFYQELDKLSVTNRKVCIVCDSNTWKYYVEEVSKRIRERAKEVITFTFPAGEESKKLDTVTKLYETLIPAHFDRHDLLVALGGGVVGDLTGFAAATYLRGIDFIQLPTSLLAMVDSSIGGKTGVDLDSYKNMVGAFYQPKSVYINLNCLKTLTRRQYASGFGEVIKYGLINDKDFYNWLRVHAHELMSYDLNAMSQMVYNCCYHKQQVVEHDFTEQGERALLNLGHTIGHAIEKCKNFTLLHGECVAIGLVAAAHVSYQRGYLSLEEVQQLVETLQLFELPVKTSDISPNEVLQATKSDKKMISGKIKFIILQHIGNALIDDSITEEEMLSAIKFVID encoded by the coding sequence ATGCAGTTCGCTACATACGAGAACAATCAATTGCATATTCATCAGGATGGACGTCCGATTTATGATATTAGATTGGAATCTTCCTATGATGCTTTCTATCAAGAACTAGATAAGCTTTCTGTAACGAATCGTAAAGTTTGTATTGTTTGTGATTCGAATACTTGGAAATATTATGTGGAAGAGGTCAGTAAGCGGATTCGTGAACGTGCAAAGGAAGTGATCACATTTACTTTTCCTGCTGGAGAAGAAAGCAAGAAGTTAGATACGGTCACTAAACTCTATGAAACACTGATTCCGGCTCACTTTGATCGTCACGATCTCTTAGTTGCCCTAGGAGGCGGTGTCGTCGGTGATCTAACGGGATTTGCAGCTGCAACGTACCTTAGGGGAATTGATTTTATTCAGCTCCCTACTTCATTACTTGCTATGGTGGATAGCAGTATTGGCGGAAAAACCGGTGTTGATTTGGATTCCTATAAGAATATGGTTGGCGCATTCTATCAACCTAAAAGTGTATATATTAATTTAAATTGTCTAAAAACATTAACGAGACGTCAATATGCTTCTGGCTTTGGAGAGGTCATAAAATATGGACTGATCAATGATAAGGACTTTTATAACTGGTTAAGAGTACATGCGCATGAATTAATGAGTTATGACCTAAATGCCATGTCCCAGATGGTCTATAATTGTTGCTATCATAAACAGCAGGTTGTAGAGCATGACTTTACAGAACAAGGAGAGCGAGCTCTCTTAAATCTAGGACATACCATTGGACATGCCATTGAAAAATGTAAAAACTTCACCTTATTACATGGTGAATGCGTAGCAATTGGACTTGTGGCCGCTGCTCATGTTTCGTATCAGCGAGGTTATTTATCATTAGAAGAGGTCCAACAGCTTGTGGAAACGTTACAGCTATTTGAATTGCCTGTCAAAACAAGTGATATTTCTCCCAACGAGGTTCTCCAAGCAACAAAGAGTGACAAGAAAATGATTTCAGGCAAAATTAAATTTATTATATTACAACATATTGGCAATGCTTTAATAGATGATAGTATTACGGAAGAAGAAATGCTTTCAGCTATTAAGTTTGTAATAGATTAA
- a CDS encoding two-component sensor kinase YesM, translating to MRREGKVPKTRSLHEKLRYIILTMVLAIILCMVFVIGTLWIYAYQYSKITHNVNVSSKFGINFKTDIDLKMYHFMIGSKEQTNLPVTEVEDAIVIAESLQNTTYRKESKEAIENVINYCENLKKRMYEMAKTKTYQERKTQLNNNIYVLTNLIQNRMMDYIYYEAGSMSELEAKMTRNSIESVCLAILVIILITFLMLRRCLKFSRSITDPIVKLCQNVGQVGQGEFFIPNVESDSYEINHLNDGIQRMAEKIFILIQNIKADQLLQHKTELMLLQAQINPHFLYNTLDTIIWLVESNKNEDAVQMISELAIFFRTMVSKGEDVITLKDELEHTKSYLSIQQARYRDILEFSIDCPEGVLNCSIPKLTLQPLVENALYHGVKEKRGKSSIKVICTVKDDTIYITVEDTGNGMSPNRLQEVRNAMNTDDKTGFGLKAVDERIKLYYGEAYNLQIDSIEGMGTTVRICIPEKNEPFS from the coding sequence ATGAGAAGAGAAGGGAAAGTTCCAAAGACAAGAAGTCTTCATGAAAAATTACGCTATATTATATTAACCATGGTACTTGCGATTATATTATGTATGGTATTTGTGATCGGCACGTTATGGATCTATGCCTATCAATACTCGAAAATCACCCATAATGTCAATGTCAGCAGTAAATTCGGCATTAACTTTAAGACAGATATCGATCTAAAGATGTATCATTTTATGATTGGAAGTAAAGAACAAACGAATCTCCCTGTTACCGAAGTAGAAGATGCAATTGTAATTGCAGAATCCTTGCAGAATACTACCTATCGGAAAGAAAGCAAAGAGGCAATTGAAAATGTGATTAATTACTGTGAGAACTTAAAAAAGCGGATGTATGAAATGGCGAAGACAAAAACCTATCAAGAACGTAAGACACAGTTAAATAACAATATCTATGTCCTCACCAATTTGATCCAGAACCGAATGATGGATTATATCTATTATGAAGCCGGTTCCATGTCAGAGTTGGAAGCAAAGATGACTAGAAATAGTATTGAAAGCGTTTGTCTTGCCATCCTTGTTATTATTCTGATCACTTTTCTTATGTTAAGGCGGTGTCTTAAATTTTCTCGTTCTATCACCGACCCGATCGTAAAACTATGTCAGAATGTTGGTCAAGTTGGACAAGGGGAATTCTTTATACCCAATGTAGAAAGTGACAGTTATGAAATCAATCATCTCAATGATGGTATTCAGCGCATGGCAGAGAAGATCTTCATCTTAATTCAGAATATCAAAGCCGATCAGTTATTACAGCATAAGACTGAACTGATGCTGTTACAAGCGCAGATCAATCCTCATTTTCTCTATAATACCTTAGACACCATTATCTGGCTGGTGGAATCCAATAAGAACGAGGATGCGGTTCAAATGATCTCAGAGCTTGCGATCTTCTTTCGAACCATGGTATCCAAAGGAGAAGATGTCATCACCCTGAAGGATGAGTTAGAACATACAAAAAGTTATTTATCGATCCAACAGGCAAGATATCGAGATATTCTAGAATTCAGTATCGACTGTCCAGAAGGGGTCCTAAACTGTTCCATTCCTAAGTTGACCTTACAGCCTTTAGTAGAAAATGCACTCTATCATGGTGTAAAGGAGAAACGAGGCAAAAGTTCCATCAAGGTAATCTGTACGGTAAAAGATGATACGATCTATATCACGGTAGAAGATACCGGAAATGGAATGAGTCCCAATCGTCTTCAAGAAGTACGAAATGCCATGAATACAGATGATAAGACGGGATTTGGCCTGAAAGCTGTAGATGAACGGATCAAACTCTATTATGGAGAGGCTTATAATCTTCAGATCGATTCAATTGAAGGAATGGGAACTACCGTCCGCATTTGTATCCCTGAAAAAAATGAACCATTTTCATAA
- a CDS encoding putative sugar ABC transport system, ATP-binding protein YtfR produces the protein MEQNIILDMKKINMTFPGVKALTQVDFKLRKSEIHALMGENGAGKSTLIKVLTGVYEMDSGEIFMDGKSIINHSPGEAQANGISTVYQEVNLCPNLTVAENLFIGREPRKATGLIDWKSMNQKAIKLLKNLDIEVSPTVSLEECSIAIQQMIAIARAVDMKCKVLILDEPTSSLDEDEVAKLFTLMRKLKKEGVGIIFVTHFLEQVYEVCDRITVLRNGELVGEYEIEKLPRVQLVAKMMGKDFDDLADIKGDRTSEREADPVIEATGIGHTGTIKPFDITFHKGEVVGLSGLLGSGRSELVRAIYGADKADSGKLKVNGKETKINTPLDAMMEGMAYLPEDRKRDGIIADLSVRENIIIALQAKKGMFHLMSRKEMEEAADKFIDLLQIKTASRETPIKSLSGGNQQKVIIGRWLLTNPDYLILDEPTRGIDIGTKTEIQKLVLQLADQGKSITFISSEIEEMLRTCSRIAVLCDGKKVGELEGDDLSQEKIMETIAGGEGANA, from the coding sequence ATGGAACAAAATATAATTTTAGATATGAAGAAAATAAACATGACATTTCCTGGAGTCAAGGCACTTACACAGGTAGATTTTAAATTAAGGAAAAGCGAGATACATGCCTTGATGGGGGAAAATGGTGCAGGGAAATCGACACTGATCAAAGTTTTGACCGGCGTCTATGAAATGGATTCAGGAGAAATCTTCATGGATGGGAAGTCAATTATCAATCATTCTCCTGGGGAAGCTCAGGCAAATGGTATCAGTACCGTATATCAAGAAGTTAACCTTTGTCCAAATCTAACAGTAGCAGAAAACCTCTTTATTGGCAGAGAACCAAGAAAGGCAACCGGACTAATCGATTGGAAATCAATGAATCAAAAAGCCATAAAGTTGTTAAAAAATCTAGATATTGAGGTATCTCCAACGGTCAGCCTGGAGGAATGTTCGATCGCAATTCAGCAAATGATCGCCATTGCCCGCGCAGTTGATATGAAATGCAAGGTTTTAATCTTAGATGAGCCAACTTCCTCTCTGGATGAAGATGAAGTTGCAAAGCTTTTCACTTTAATGCGTAAGTTAAAGAAAGAAGGCGTCGGCATTATCTTCGTTACTCACTTTTTAGAGCAGGTTTATGAGGTCTGCGATCGGATTACGGTTCTAAGAAACGGCGAATTAGTCGGTGAATATGAAATTGAAAAACTTCCTAGGGTCCAACTAGTTGCTAAAATGATGGGTAAAGATTTTGATGACCTTGCAGATATCAAAGGAGATCGTACATCAGAAAGGGAAGCTGATCCAGTCATCGAAGCTACCGGAATCGGTCATACTGGTACGATCAAGCCATTTGATATTACCTTCCATAAAGGAGAAGTCGTTGGACTTAGCGGTCTGTTAGGATCCGGACGTTCTGAATTAGTGCGTGCCATTTATGGTGCCGATAAAGCGGATAGCGGCAAATTAAAGGTAAATGGGAAAGAAACCAAGATCAATACGCCACTAGATGCTATGATGGAAGGAATGGCTTATCTTCCCGAAGACAGAAAGAGAGATGGTATCATTGCCGATCTGTCTGTTCGTGAGAATATCATCATCGCTCTTCAGGCAAAAAAAGGAATGTTCCATCTGATGAGTAGAAAAGAGATGGAGGAGGCAGCTGACAAGTTTATTGACCTTTTACAGATCAAAACCGCTTCCAGAGAAACTCCGATCAAAAGCTTATCCGGCGGTAATCAGCAAAAGGTTATCATCGGCAGATGGTTATTAACGAATCCTGATTATCTCATACTTGATGAACCTACCAGAGGTATAGATATCGGTACGAAGACGGAGATTCAAAAACTGGTATTACAGTTAGCAGACCAAGGTAAATCCATTACTTTTATCTCATCTGAGATTGAGGAGATGCTCCGTACCTGCTCTCGAATCGCAGTCCTTTGTGATGGTAAGAAAGTAGGAGAACTCGAAGGGGACGACTTATCGCAAGAGAAGATCATGGAGACTATTGCAGGAGGTGAAGGAGCTAATGCTTAA